In Heliangelus exortis chromosome 19, bHelExo1.hap1, whole genome shotgun sequence, the genomic stretch CAGCTTAAAGCAGCTTAGTGGAAGCTAAGAAGATCAAAAACATTCTGTTAGGACAAAGATGGTTTTTGACAATCATGTTTGCCATGTCTTTACTGGAACTTAATTTTTATCTTGAGGAAGTTCAGTTTATGCACTTCTAAGCTAAAAATACCTGAGCTGCTGAACTACCACTTTAGTTTGACCAAAATGTCAAGGTAACTGCTAGCTGAAATTTGAAATAGGTAGTCTGGAACAAATTGATGTGAACACTTCTAAGCCTGGTCCTGGCTGACAATACTTATTTATAATGCTCAGGTCTGGTGCTTATCTTTGGCTTCTGTTTGGAGACTGAACTGAGTGATGGAGAGAGTTGGATGGGAGGGTCTGGTAGGTTCAGTGAAGTCAAGTGTCAGCCCCAGGTGTAGTGTTCTTGGACATGGCTGACAGTGATACTTGTCTGAAAGGGAAACTGCTGCCTGTCTCAGGATCTGCTGTTGCAGAATCAGTTAGGCATGATTAGAGGTGTAGTGGAGTCTCCCTTAGTTTGTCTccactatttatttttttaacctgccTGGTGTTCACTTAGTTCATTGGAAGTTTCACAGACCTGTAGAAATCATTTAGACTGGGAAAGACCAGTTACCATTTCTGTGTTGTATTACTGTTCCATGAGAAGAAATGACAGTATCATTTTAATTCTtcacagaggaaaagggaggcaagaaaagaaagaaacagaagcagaagctgTTGTTCAGCACCTCTGTTGTTCACACGAAATGATTCTGCTATTCAAGAGAAATTTCctctcctggttttctttttgttttgctttgttttgctgctaTAGTTTAAGTATTTCAATTTGAACAGATTAAACTTGTGTTTCCAGGGCTTCAAGAGGGTTCAGGAGGAAACCATGTCAGTATATGTTGAAGTAAGATCTTTTAATTCCAGCTGCTTTATCAGTTTATACTGAAAcaaagttttgaaaaacatCCCAGAGACAAATCAGCCAAGGCCTGTAGTCTGTGCCAAGTCAGTTCTTTTGGCTTAATAAACAGTATGAAAGCCTTAACAGCTGTGTGGCACTGCCTGAATACTGCAATTTTACCTAAGTGAAGAGGCAGAAAGCCTTTAtttccctggaagtattcatGGGCAGAAGTCCATCCAACTGTGACAGTCGTGCTGTTTCAGTAAAGCTGTTAAACTTCTCTCTTGAGAAACTGGTTTCTGCTGCACTGGAGATGGGCAAAAGAGCTTCCTGGCTTTAGAGTGTTAGCTGCTATATCTGTTCTTTTTCTAAAGAGCAAGAATTCCTCCTGTTCTCCTGGCTTGGAAAGATTTAAAGCTGAGGTGAGTGTAAAACAGAACttggctgtttggttttggagtGATTCTTGATGAATTTGTGTATTTCATAATGTGTTCTGGCACTAGTGGTAGGAGGAACCTCCTGGCTTCTCTCAGTTGttcaaatatgttttaatgTGGGTGAGTGAggctgctaatttttttttttttttttccaattatggGCTACACATTCTTTGTAACCTGATCATCTAGAATAAACACTCCACCCTAGGGCTTTTGATAGCTACCTGAATATGTTTGGACACTGGCTGCTCTTGTATTGGAAGAACAACTCATAGCTGAGGTCTGTAGATAACTTTTATCCCCAGAAAGAAACTGGAGTCTCTTGTGCTGGGGTAAGGGCCTGTATCTGCTTCATTCTGGGATGTAAGTTGATCTGTGCTAAGCCCCTCAGGCTAAAAACATGCCTCTTCTGGACCCCTCCCTGCTCTTTCTTTGGGTGGTCACATTCTGCACTGCTCGTGGTTTGGTTTGAGCTACTGAGTTAAGTGGTGTGGATTTTGTTGAATAAAATGAACTCTGGGTGCAATGTACCAGTCAAGGCCAACAGTTGCAATAAATCATAAGCACACCCACTTCCAGTACTGCACAGTGCCTGAGCTGTGACTGAACTCTCCTATCAGTGGGGAGCACTGTTTCACTGAGCTGCACAGATTCAGATCTTACATTCCTGCTGCCAGAATCTGTGACAGGGAGCTGGCAATAACTTGCAGTGCAAGACTGGTGGGTGTCTGTTATCTTCAGCCCCACTTGCACTGCATGGGCTTCAATTTGTGTGCTCTCTCTCCCTTTGCCACTGTGATTGGCCTAAGCAATGAAGCTTTGAGTTTGACTCCCAGAGTAAAGTCATTGGTAAAGTCATTGCTTGGGTCcctatttaaaaaatgtctaTCAATATATTGATGCTTGATCTGAAAGCAACAGGCTCCATATAATACAAGTACTTCCTCAAGGCACTTCAGCACATGCACAGGGGAGCCAGTACCAAAGAGAAgccaggggagagggaaagaacaCTTGAACTGCTACAGGATAGAGGAAACCTGGAAAAGATTCTTTGAAAGCAGCTTGACTTCACGCTAGGTCACAACTAACTACACTTGGTGGAAAGACAACACAGCTTGTCTAGAGTGCAGAAATCCTCAGACAAGATACCTGGTTTACTGTTAATGCTTCACATGCACACTGGAAAACTACTGGTGAGGGGAGAGAAAGCAACTGAGTAAAAGAGTCAAGTATGCAGTGAGCTGTGTTCACAGTACTATTGTTTCCTGTTTGTTATAGTAATTTAAAGCCATGGAACAGGAGTAACTACTTAGTGTCTAACCAGTACCCATTGTGTTCTATTATCTCTGCATTTATAAtcaatttttctttgcattggGAAGAGAGACAGAATAGCTGGAGCTGGTGTAACTCACCTCCACATTTCACAGGCACTAGAACAAGGGAATTGATGCAGGAAAGGAAGACTGTCCTTTCTGCAGGGGCAGTCTTCAGGACAGTATCTTCAGGTTCTATCTGGTTTCCTATGGATTCAGGAGATAATACCAGCAATGCTACTTTCCTGTAACTGATTGGTGTAAACTTAATAAATATCTAAGCAGTACTTGTACCTATGAGTTTTATAATGGGTTGGATGGACTTGAGCCTTACAGCTCTGCCTTGCATTCCCTCTTGTCTCTGCTCCTATGTACACAACTGGTGCTTTTGTGACTCAAAACAATGGACAACCCATATGGGTAACAGGTGCActtaaggtaaaaaaaacaggaaaatgttaaTGGTTACATTCCTTGTCCATGCCAACTGCCTAAAGCTCACTTCTACCTCAGCATGAAGAtgacatggagctgctgcacTCCTTAGGAGTACAGGTGGGTTTGACTCCCAGAGTGAAATAAGCAAGTAATCTTAAGTATAACAGTAGGGAgttgatttattatttatttaaatttatttaagaacTCTGGCAGCATCTTGATTATACAAGTACAGGACAGAGGTGAACAGTAACTAAGTAACAAGTAGCCTTCAGTCTGTCTCTGTGCCAtcatcttcctcatctccaCTATGAGACTGCTCTTCTTTAAGGGAACAGCTCAACAAGGACTTCTGTATACACCGTCTTTCCTCTGCAAGAAAGAGAGCAACAGAGGGTCATAATTTGATCACTTCACATATGCTGGAATATCCTCAACATCTACAGAAAGGAATCATGTCTCAGTTCAAGAATCCAGATGTGGCCCAGCATATTCTACAAAAGCCCCAGGGACTGAGGCCAAGTTTTAGGAAAACAGCTGGTGGAGCTCACCTTCATTTGTACAGTTTTGCAACAACGTCAGCAGCTGTCTTCTGTTATACTGAATTAGAAATTTCTGACATGTTCTTATAGTACCTGTAGGAGTCACAAGAACAGTATGTAACAATCTACAAAACCAAGTGTTTCAGAGGTGCTAGTGTGAAGATCATTGTACCCAGTGACAAATGCCCCAGAAAACAACTTCATTACTGTAAGTGCTAAGAGGCTACAGACTTCATTTCCCCATTGCTGAGGTTCAGTGGTAGAATAATTTCTAACATGCAGTGCCCATTAATAAACCTGAGTGGATAATTTTGAGGACATGAATACtacactttgaaaatatattttgaaaagaaaatgatgtGATACAGTATTTGttgctctggttttgtgttAAATGTGATGAAGTTTCAAGGAGAATCAATGAGACTTGACAACAGTGACCTGCTGGTGCCTCTTATTCAGCTCCGCTAAAAGCTGCTAAGTTGGTGACACAGGACACTGCGTCCGCCACACCCAGAGCACACCCTCAGCAGGCCTGGAGGGGCCTCCAGTCCCGGGGCAGCTCACTCACCTCCGACATGCAGAGTGTTCAGGGCGCAGGGGTAGCGCTGGTTCCGGCTCTCCAGCTGCCTCACGAAGGGGAGCGCAGAGCAGAGCAGTCTGTGGGAATCCTTGCGGCACCGCAGCAGCACGGTCCCCGTGTAGGCGTTCAGGTACTTCACTGCGGGGAGACACACGCAGCGTTCAGCCCCGGCCCTTCCTGGAGGAGCCCCCTCATCCCCCGAGAAAGCCCGAGGCGGCACCTGtgaaggagatggagcagcaggCCAGGCCGTAGTCCCCGTGCACCCGCCCGATGGCCTCCCGGATGGCGAGGCCCACCGCGCGGTCCTCGATGCACTGCCGGCACCGCGGGTCCTCCGAGACCACTTCGCACAGCACGTACCTGCGGGAGAGCGCAGAGTCAGCGTTCCGAGACCGGGACCGGAACGGGGACTCGCAGCATCGCCCCTGGCCTCACCTGTTCTTGAACCGAACCATGGCGGCGGCGCCCCATCCAGACGGACGTTGCTCTTAGCCAATAGGCGAGGGGCCCGGGCGCTCTGCAGCCAATCGTCATCGTGCAGGGGCGGGACCAGAGGGAGGACTTCCCGGCCCCTCATCGCCTTCAGCCAGCGACCGTGTGTGTGCGCATGCGCGATGCCGCCTTTACCCACCCCTCCCGCCGGGGTCTGTCGGAGCTGCTCGCGCGGCGACCCCGCCGCCTTCCCGCGCCCTCCGCGCGGGGGCGCCAGCGGCTCGCGGCCGCCCTGAGGGGGCGGTTGAGGAGGAGGCGGCCAgaaggcagccccagcccctcagctccccctcagctccccctcAGCTCCGCTGAGCTTACTGAGGATTAATTCACTTGGCATTAGTCCTTTTCGCTCCACTGCTCCAATCCACCCCGGGTAAGCCCACCTTGTCCCGTGCCAAAAAGTCAAAGTGATGGAGATGGGAAGCCCAGCACTCACACCCCTGCTTCGTCTGCCTGGAGCCGCGGGAAGGGCCTGGGGAAGAGGGTAAGGACAGGCCTGTTTTTGGGGCTTTGTTAGGGTCTGGTGTCACCCCGGTTCTCCTGGAAGGTCTCTCTGCCTTTGCTGCCTCACAAAACTGTGCAGCAGCATTCTCcgctctgcaggctctgggtaCGGAGCGTTTTGAGACGTGTACTCGCTGTCTTAACAAATATAACAGCTGAGAAAACTGCCAAACAGAACCTCTTGTAATTATTTCTGGAGAGGTTTCCAAAGCTGTGATCTCTGACAGATGGTCTGAGGAAGCAGGGAGAGCTCTGATAAGGCAAGAAatggggaagaggggaaggttGGGGGCTAAAGGAAAAGGCATGAGGTGAGCACCTGAATGTGAGCTGGGAGTAAGAGTCAGTTAGAGCGGTGTAAAATTCATGGAAGAAACACTTTCACCATGGTACCTGCAGCCAAATCAcaaaggaggctggagcactATAAGTTAATGGGGACCTTATTGCTAATTCAGAGTGGAAACCTCTTCTTCAGTGACCTTAATTCTagacaaagaaaacaatcaTAAACCCAGTGGAAACCCTGTCTTAGGTGATAAACTTCTGCCCTCTGAAATAGAtgcctgctgtgctgctctctccATTTCTCTATTAATTCCTTCCTCATTCACCTGTGATCACATATTTGAGtcatatttttctgaaactgtgGAGAACGAGTTacctggggagaaaaaagtaCAAGGTCCAGTATAGACTTTCTAAGAGACTTGTTCTTTTGGGCCGTGCTCACAGGAGCTGAGGGAAGTTTGTCAGTTTCTAATGCTGATGCAGATAGAAGCATTTTGTCTGCAAGGCTGCACTGCACTGATCTTTGCTGTAAAACTTTGTGTTTTAATATCCAAAAAGGGATCTATCTGTCATCTGTTTCATTTGTCAATGCAGGGAGCTTCTAGGTGATGAGTTATTCTCACCTTTTTGGTGACATTAAGCATATTCCCATGGGTTTGTGCAGCAAGGTCCCTCTTAGCCTCCCAGGTGTATTTATTTGCCAGCTGCCCCTGTCTTTCTGGTGGCATCCTCCAACCCACCCTCTGACTGGGCTCATACTGTCCCATGCTGCCCTGGTTGCCATCATTTGTGCCCTCCCTTGTTTCCTTCCCCTTGCAGCTGGGTCTCTGACAAGCAGACCATGTGAGTGCACTCTGCCCTGTGATCAGATACGACGTGTGCACTGTGCGTGCTACAGGCTGGGCCCCGTGTGTAGGGAAGCCTTCTGGTTTTGGTTCAGAAGGCTGATTAGGAGAGACACAGTGCAAAGAGAGAGCAGTGTTGTGAGAgagcccttccctgctgcatTTCATGTTGCCTTTAGTTCCCTGTTGTTGGTTTGGAGGATGCACAGAACAGCCCTGAGCCACCACAGCTCCCTGTAAGGGAATGCCTGTTGGTACAAGCCCTGTGAGTCCAGGCAGGCATCACAGTGTGCTGAGCTGACAGTACAGGACTAAAAGGTTACAACATCttcacatttgttttcctgcctcCTCATACTCATCGTCTGCCAGCTTTGCTGTATTGATTCCAGTGTTGGTAATTCAATAAACTGTTGCAAGTGATGGTGAGTTGTACAGCCAAGGTGGGAAAGAACTGTTTCCTTAGAGAAAatctgagggagaaaaaaaatcagaaaatgctATTGAGTTTGAAGAGTGGGTCAAGAATGCTGCCAAGAGAGAGCATGGATGTC encodes the following:
- the POP5 gene encoding ribonuclease P/MRP protein subunit POP5 isoform X1, which produces MRGREVLPLVPPLHDDDWLQSARAPRLLAKSNVRLDGAPPPWFGSRTGEARGDAASPRSGPGLGTLTLRSPAVKYLNAYTGTVLLRCRKDSHRLLCSALPFVRQLESRNQRYPCALNTLHVGGTIRTCQKFLIQYNRRQLLTLLQNCTNEEERRCIQKSLLSCSLKEEQSHSGDEEDDGTETD
- the POP5 gene encoding ribonuclease P/MRP protein subunit POP5 isoform X2, which encodes MVRFKNRYVLCEVVSEDPRCRQCIEDRAVGLAIREAIGRVHGDYGLACCSISFTVKYLNAYTGTVLLRCRKDSHRLLCSALPFVRQLESRNQRYPCALNTLHVGGTIRTCQKFLIQYNRRQLLTLLQNCTNEEERRCIQKSLLSCSLKEEQSHSGDEEDDGTETD